The DNA segment CGCGTCGATGATCTTGCGCTGGAACTGCGGGTTCGGCCGCTTCTGCAAGTCGGCGATGAACTCGTTGACGTTGGCGGCGCCGACCGCGCGGGCGACCGGGATGAGGCGCGCCTCGACGAGGTACTCCTTGCCGGGCGCCAGCACGATCGAGGCCTCGCGGCGCACCATCGTGGAGATGAAGTTGAACTCCGGCTGGGACAGGGTCATCGTGCCACCGCCGGCGATCGGCCCACCCGGACGCGGTTGAGCAGCGCTCCCGCGATCCGGTCCAACGGAAGCACCTCGTCGGCCAGGCCCGCGCCGACCACGGCGCCGGGCATGCCCCAGACCACCGAGCTCGCCTCGTCCTGTGCCAGCACCTCGGCGCCCGAGTCTCGTAGCACCTTCGCACCACCCCGTCCGTCTTGTCCCATTCCGGTCAGCACCGCCGCGAAGGCCGATGCGCCGTACAGTGCTGCCACCGACCGGAACATCACGTCCACGGCAGGGCGGCAGGAGTTCTCTGGAGGCGCGCTGGTGAGCTGCGTCAGCGTCGCCGTTCCCTTGCGTTGGAAGACCAGGTGGCGGTCACCCGGAGCGATGTAGGCCGTCCCGGGCGTGAGCTCCATGCCCTCGCCCGCTTCGAGCACCCGCAGCGGCGTGGCGCGGTCGAGCCGCTCGGCGAACATCTTGGTGAAGACCGGCGGCATGTGCTGCGTGATCACGATCGGCACCGGCAGGTCGGCGGGCAGGCCGAGCAGCACCTTGGTGAGCGCGTCCGGCCCGCCGGTGGAGGAGCCGATCGCGAGGATGTCCACCCGGCCGCCGGGAGCGCGGCGTGGCGCCGTCGTGGTCGGGCGGGCCGGACCGGTTCCGGCGCTGGGCGCGGGCCCGGCCGGGGCCGGTCCGGCGCGGCCCGGCGTGGTGGGTGGCAGTCCGGGGCGCAGCGGCGCCGTCCCGGGACGGGCGCCGGCTGCCGGGACCGGGCGAGGCGGCGGCCCGGCCGGCGGCCTGCGCCGGCCGCCGAGCGCCTGGATCTTGGGTACGAGCTGCTCCCGTACCGCCGCGATCGACTCCTGTACCGAGCCCACGTTGCTCGGCTTGGTCACGTAGTCCGTCGCGCCCGCCGAGAGCGCCTCCAGGGTGGCCGAGGCGCCCGCCGCGGAGAGCGTGCTGAACATGATCACCGGTAGCGCGGCGTGCCGTTTGCGCAGCTCGCGCACTGCCGCGATGCCGTCCATCTCGGGCATCTCGATGTCCATGGTGACCACGTCGGGCTTGAGTTGGTCGATCTTGGTCTGAGCCAGCAGCCCGTTCGCTGCCGTGCCGACGACCTGGATGCCCGGAGCCTCCCCGAGAGCGTCGACGATCAGCCGACGGACCACCACGGAATCGTCGACGACGAGAACCGAGATCATTCGACCACTCCCTTCAACCGAGCCAGGCCGGACCGAGAGCCGCGACCACCGGAGCAAGCAACCGGTGAGCCGTGGCGGTGTCCAGCAGATCGCGGACGACGAGCGCCTGGACGGCGCCGCTGAGCATGTTCCAGACCCCGCCGGCCCGATCGGCCAGTGGAATCCCGGCGGTGTCCACCGCCTGGACCAGCAGCATCTGCGCTGCCGCGGCGGTGCGGACCCGGTCCGAGAGGTACGCGGCCCAGGACGCCGAGTGCACGGCCGGCGACCAGCCGGCGGTGTTGCGCCGGGCGTCGTCGGCCGAGGTGAGCACCCGCTCCCGATCCTCCGGGCGCAGCGTGCGCAGGCGGTCGAGCAGCGCCGACACCGTGTAGTGGTGCGGGCCCAGGTCGATCGGCGCTCCGGTCGGCAGCTTCTTCACCGCCGCCACCCACCCGGCGCCGAGACGGCGGCGGGTCTCGTCGTCGAGCACCTCACGCAAGTAGCTGGCGACCGCCGCGTCACAGAGCAACGCGGTGGCCGCGGCTGCCTCATCGGACTGCCGGGCATCACGCCCCTTGCCCTCCCACGTCCACGACATCACGTCGTAGCGGAGGCAGGTCAGGAGCGCGTCCACCGAGCCGATCGGCGCGCGTTCGACGAGTGTGAGGTTTGCGACCGGGTCGTCCTTGGACATCCCCTTCAGCGAGGGCATCCGGCGCGCGGCGCTCTCCACCTCGACCCAGAGCGGGCCTCGTACGCCCTCGTCCGGCAGCTTCTCCGCCAGGACCGGGAGATCGTCGGCCGACAGGCGGAGCGCGCGCAGCAGGACGTCGGCCGCGGCCGACCCGCCTTCCAGGCGGGTCAGGTCGAAGCCCAGGACGGGGGCGCTGACGAGGCTGTACATCAGATGGTGGCGCGAGACGTGTCGACGGCCTGGTTGACGTCGAGGGCCAGCATCAGCCGGCCGTCGAGCTTGAACGTCCCGACGACCAGTTCCCGGGTCGGACCGCTGAGCGTGTCCGGCGGAGGCTCGAACGTCTCGTCGTCGAGATCGACGACTTCACCGATCTTGTCGACCAGCAGGCTCACCGGCTCGCCGTCGCCGCGCAGGATCACGTTCATGACCGGCCCCCGCATCGCCTGCCGGGCGAGGCCGAGTTGGACCCGCAGGTCCACCGCCGCGATCACCTGACCCCGCAGGTTGAACAGGCCGCCGACGGCCGACGGGGCGAGCGGCACCGGGGTGTACTCGTTGTACGAGAGCACCTCCTGCACCGTGTGCACCTCGACGCCGAAGAGCTGCCCGGCCACCTCGAAGGTGGCGAACTGACGACTCGCCATCTCAGGCCTCCACCAGCATGTCGTCCATCGAGTCGTTGTAGAAGTTCGGATCGGCGGCGAGGATCGCCCGGCGTACGTCGAGCAGCTCGGTGACCCGTTGCTGGATCACCGCGGTACCGACCAGGCCGTCCTCCTCGGCTTCCCGGCGCGCGGTCGTCGAGTTCTCCGCGATGTCCACGATCCGGTCCACCACCAGTGCCACGCTCTTGCCGCCCTCGCTGTAGACCACGACCGAGACGGTGTCGCCCTCGAGTTCCTCGCCGTACGCGCCGAGCAGGTGCGAGAGCCGGACCAGCGGCAGGATCTGCCCGCGGTACTGGACGACCTCGCGGGAGCCGGCGTGCTCCAGCCGATCGCGCGGGAACTCCTCGAGCCGCGTGACGGTGTCCAGCGGAATCGCCACCCGGCGCTCGCCGACCGCGGTGACCAGCAGGCGCTCGGTCCCACCGGCCGCCTGGCCGCGCTTCTCGACGACGTTCTCCCGCTCCGAATCGGCGGCCAGGTGCGAGCGCCGGGCCAGGGCCGGTACGTCCAGGATGAGGCCGACCTTGCCGTCGCCGAGGATCGTGGCGCCGGAGTAGAGGCCGATGTCCTTGAGCCGGGTGTTCAGTGCCTTGACGACGACCTCTTCGGTGTTCAGCACCCGGTCCACGACCAGGCCGAACCGCCGGCCGTCGGCCTGGAGGACCATGACGTAGACGCCCTGGTCGCCGCCGACCTCGAAGCCGAGGGCCCGGTCCAGCCGGACCAGCGGCAGCAGCTTGCCGCGCAGGCGGTAGACCGGCGCGCCGGAGGCGTACTCGACCTTCGTGGCGTTGCCGTCGATGAAGACCAGTTCGAGGACCGCCACCTGCGGAACCACGTACCGCTGGTCGCCGCAGTCGACGGTGAGCGCCTGGATGATGGCGAGCGTCAGCGGGATGGTGAGCCGCCAGACCGTGCCCTCGCCCGGGGTCGAGTCGACGCTCACCGCGCCGCCGATGTTCTCGATGTTGGTCTTCACCACGTCCATGCCGACACCGCGGCCGGACACGTTCGTCACCTTCGCGGCGGTGGAGAAGCCGGGCTGGAAGACCATCGCCATGATGTCGCGCTTGTCCATGCTCGGAATCTGCTCCGGCCGGAGCAGCCCGTTCTCCACGGCCTTCTGCGCGATCCGCTCGACGTTCAGGCCGGCGCCGTCGTCGGCGACCTCGACCGCGACGTGGCCACCTTCGTGGTACGCGCGGAGGGTCAGGGTGCCCTCCGGGCCCTTACCGGACGCGGCGCGGCGCTCCGGATCCTCGATGCCGTGGTCGACGGCGTTGCGCACGAGGTGGGTCAGCGGGTCCTTGACCGCCTCCAGCAGGCTTCGGTCGAGCTCGGTCTCCTTGCCCTCCATCACGAGCTGGACCTGCTTGCCGAGCGAGTTGCTCAGGTCCCGGACGACTCGGGGAAGCTTCGACCAGATGTGCTCGATGGGCTGCATGCGGGTCTTCATGATGCCCTCTTGCAGCTCACTGGTGATCATGCCGAGACGCTGGGCGCTGCGCACCAGGGTGGCGTCGCCGATCTCCATTACGCCGCGGACCAGCTGGTTACGGGCGAGCACCAGCTCACCGACCATGTTCATGAGCGTGTCCAGCAGGTCGACGTCGACGCGGATCGCGCTGTCGGCGATGCTCCGCTTCGGCGCCTGCGTCTGCAGTGCCTCGCTCACCGCCGCCGGGGCGGCCTTGCCCTCCTCGAGCAGGATCGTGCCGAGTTTGCGCTCGTCGCCCTCGATCTGCTGCTGCAGCGCCGAGGTGACGTCATTCTGCTGCGCGGCGCCGGCCTCGACCAGGATCTGGCCGAGCGGCTGGCGCTGCTCGGCGACCGGCTCCGGCGCGGGGCGCTTCGGGGTCTCGTCGAGCGGGACCGGGGCCTCGCCCTCGGCGGCCGGTGCCGCCTCGGCGGGCGCCTCAGCGGCCGGAGCCGCGGCCGCGGGAGCAGCAGCGGCGGGCGCGTTCATCTGCGCGTGGATCCGCTCGATGGTGCTGTCGATGTCGATGCCCTCTTCGGTGTTGTTCTCCTCGATGGAGGACAACAGGTTGCGGACACCGTCGATCGTCACGAGCAGAACGGTGATGGTCTCCGGGGTGACCGGCTGCACGCCGTCACGCAGCCGGGACAGCAGCGACTCACCGGCATGGGCCAGCTTCTCCAGCCTGGTGAAGGCGAGGAATCCACTGGTGCCCTTGATCGTGTGAATCGCCCGGAAGATGCGGGAGATCAGGTCACGCGAGTCCGGTTCCTGCTCGAGTGCGACGAGATCCCGGTCGATCTGGTCCAGGTTCTCGTGGCTCTCCATCAGGAATTCGCCGACGATCTCACCAAGGTCTTCCACGACTTACCTCCTGCTCGGCTTCACAGCCCTCTTCGACGTGTGCGGGCGCCAACTGAGAAGACTCGACCGAAACGGCGAGATGTCAGGCTTCTCCGCCTGGTCGCCGGTATCGGTAGCCAAACCCACGTACTGACTCGATGGGCGATTCGTCCGGGTCGGTCCAGCCCAGTTTGCGGCGCAGCCGCAGTACCGCGAACTTGACGCGTTCCTGGCCGATGCCGGTC comes from the Actinoplanes sp. OR16 genome and includes:
- a CDS encoding chemotaxis response regulator protein-glutamate methylesterase, producing the protein MISVLVVDDSVVVRRLIVDALGEAPGIQVVGTAANGLLAQTKIDQLKPDVVTMDIEMPEMDGIAAVRELRKRHAALPVIMFSTLSAAGASATLEALSAGATDYVTKPSNVGSVQESIAAVREQLVPKIQALGGRRRPPAGPPPRPVPAAGARPGTAPLRPGLPPTTPGRAGPAPAGPAPSAGTGPARPTTTAPRRAPGGRVDILAIGSSTGGPDALTKVLLGLPADLPVPIVITQHMPPVFTKMFAERLDRATPLRVLEAGEGMELTPGTAYIAPGDRHLVFQRKGTATLTQLTSAPPENSCRPAVDVMFRSVAALYGASAFAAVLTGMGQDGRGGAKVLRDSGAEVLAQDEASSVVWGMPGAVVGAGLADEVLPLDRIAGALLNRVRVGRSPAVAR
- a CDS encoding chemotaxis protein CheW, whose protein sequence is MASRQFATFEVAGQLFGVEVHTVQEVLSYNEYTPVPLAPSAVGGLFNLRGQVIAAVDLRVQLGLARQAMRGPVMNVILRGDGEPVSLLVDKIGEVVDLDDETFEPPPDTLSGPTRELVVGTFKLDGRLMLALDVNQAVDTSRATI
- a CDS encoding chemotaxis protein CheW encodes the protein MEDLGEIVGEFLMESHENLDQIDRDLVALEQEPDSRDLISRIFRAIHTIKGTSGFLAFTRLEKLAHAGESLLSRLRDGVQPVTPETITVLLVTIDGVRNLLSSIEENNTEEGIDIDSTIERIHAQMNAPAAAAPAAAAPAAEAPAEAAPAAEGEAPVPLDETPKRPAPEPVAEQRQPLGQILVEAGAAQQNDVTSALQQQIEGDERKLGTILLEEGKAAPAAVSEALQTQAPKRSIADSAIRVDVDLLDTLMNMVGELVLARNQLVRGVMEIGDATLVRSAQRLGMITSELQEGIMKTRMQPIEHIWSKLPRVVRDLSNSLGKQVQLVMEGKETELDRSLLEAVKDPLTHLVRNAVDHGIEDPERRAASGKGPEGTLTLRAYHEGGHVAVEVADDGAGLNVERIAQKAVENGLLRPEQIPSMDKRDIMAMVFQPGFSTAAKVTNVSGRGVGMDVVKTNIENIGGAVSVDSTPGEGTVWRLTIPLTLAIIQALTVDCGDQRYVVPQVAVLELVFIDGNATKVEYASGAPVYRLRGKLLPLVRLDRALGFEVGGDQGVYVMVLQADGRRFGLVVDRVLNTEEVVVKALNTRLKDIGLYSGATILGDGKVGLILDVPALARRSHLAADSERENVVEKRGQAAGGTERLLVTAVGERRVAIPLDTVTRLEEFPRDRLEHAGSREVVQYRGQILPLVRLSHLLGAYGEELEGDTVSVVVYSEGGKSVALVVDRIVDIAENSTTARREAEEDGLVGTAVIQQRVTELLDVRRAILAADPNFYNDSMDDMLVEA